Proteins encoded by one window of Enterococcus faecalis:
- the holA gene encoding DNA polymerase III subunit delta yields MELQKALKEVREQKIAPVYLLIGTELYLTELFKTTLMKELLTEEDDQFNFFSFDIEETPLSAAIAEAETIPFFGDYRLVFVENPYFLTAERKTNGVEHDVNLLLNYLESPSPTTVLVFMASYEKLDERKKVTKALKKNATVVDVNPMDEKAIRQYISQTIESEGYTIRSDAFDLLLQLTDLNLSKIMGELQKLYLYALETKTITRGAVQELVPKSLEHNVFDLTNEVLSGNSEKAVQLYEDLLLQGEETIKLNAILLNQIRLFLQTKILAKMGYQQANIADTLKVHPYRVKLALQQVRRFELSRLERLYDELVENDYRMKTGQMDKELLFQLFILKLTAQAK; encoded by the coding sequence ATGGAGTTACAAAAAGCTTTGAAAGAAGTGCGAGAGCAAAAAATCGCTCCAGTGTATTTATTAATAGGAACAGAACTTTATTTAACTGAATTATTTAAAACAACATTGATGAAAGAATTGTTGACGGAAGAGGATGATCAATTTAACTTTTTCTCATTTGATATTGAGGAAACACCTTTAAGTGCAGCGATTGCTGAAGCGGAAACAATTCCGTTTTTTGGTGATTATCGCCTTGTCTTTGTGGAAAATCCTTACTTTTTAACTGCCGAAAGAAAAACAAACGGTGTGGAACATGATGTCAATCTTTTATTGAATTATTTGGAAAGTCCATCACCAACAACTGTTCTTGTTTTTATGGCCTCTTATGAAAAATTAGATGAACGCAAAAAAGTTACCAAAGCATTGAAAAAAAATGCCACAGTAGTTGACGTCAATCCAATGGATGAAAAGGCTATTCGTCAGTATATTTCTCAAACGATTGAGAGCGAAGGGTACACTATTCGCTCCGATGCTTTTGATTTATTACTTCAATTGACAGACTTGAACTTATCAAAAATTATGGGAGAATTACAGAAGCTGTATTTATATGCCCTTGAAACGAAGACAATTACACGAGGTGCGGTTCAAGAATTAGTCCCTAAGTCTTTGGAACATAATGTTTTTGATTTAACCAACGAAGTACTTTCTGGAAACAGTGAAAAAGCTGTTCAATTGTATGAAGATTTACTTTTACAAGGAGAAGAAACCATTAAGTTAAATGCAATCTTATTGAATCAGATTCGCCTTTTTCTGCAAACCAAAATTTTGGCTAAGATGGGCTATCAACAAGCGAATATCGCTGATACATTAAAGGTTCATCCTTATCGAGTCAAGTTAGCGTTACAACAAGTCCGACGATTTGAATTGTCTCGATTAGAAAGACTTTATGATGAATTAGTTGAAAATGATTACCGCATGAAAACGGGCCAAATGGATAAAGAATTACTATTCCAATTATTTATTTTAAAATTGACTGCACAAGCAAAATAA
- a CDS encoding DNA internalization-related competence protein ComEC/Rec2 yields MWCFFAPSLLGALLFSITVIRIVCTKSFPVILGGFLCSFLIVGGILIFQWLKPVSLLPKEVRLSGQLTILPDEIQVDGDQVKFPANWIVKGKRQKVMAFYQLKSVKEKQQWQQLTTTIQATAVGILDSPQGQTNKNSFNYQLFLKNQGIEAILFIEEIGQPRPFFSWRFKEIISGWRKWAMVHIQKNFAETSAMYMNALLLGFRNEEFAEISDKFSALGILHLFSLSGMHVSFFLRLFRLLMLRIARRTQESYFLWQCGFSLIYAGLTGFSVSVMRALLQTNLNTFNRRFNWQVPALDCWSLTLLVHLIVQPTLFFSVGGQFSYLLSFVLLFLEQTLVGYSSPFIKNCLGSFLLAVASLPILVQSFYEWPLLGSFLTFLLLPIFERFLLPLLTLSFFLVIIMPARYLAVLLEPLFLTMNGLFEWVLVHLNPKLTIGYLNSWIQISLLLLIGLSMIYLADKSKKIFFSIGLLIVLINSKYLSPIGIVAMIDVGQGDSLFIQAPFHRKNTLIDTGGRLSFDKEAWRQRKNSRSGAEYSVIPFLKSQGVKRLDEVIITHAHEDHFGDLLAIAQKVPISVLYFPKGAAEANFSFRQVLKQLQKSGTDCRPILAPKRINGPVSFQILSPNKSSIGGNNDSIVFSTQLGGRHFLFTGDLEAEGEEQVLARYPQLKIDILKVGHHGSKTSSTKRFIKQLNPREALISAGLNNRFKHPHQETLATLEEQKINYYRTDLQGMIYYQWLPWQGLSKAKFVKEQD; encoded by the coding sequence CTGTGGTGTTTTTTCGCACCTAGTCTATTAGGAGCTCTTCTTTTTTCTATCACTGTTATCCGTATTGTCTGTACAAAAAGTTTTCCTGTTATATTGGGAGGTTTTTTGTGCAGTTTTTTAATAGTAGGGGGCATATTGATTTTCCAGTGGTTAAAGCCAGTCTCTTTGTTGCCTAAAGAAGTCCGCTTGTCAGGACAGCTAACGATATTACCAGATGAAATACAAGTAGATGGTGATCAAGTAAAATTTCCTGCCAATTGGATCGTAAAAGGCAAAAGGCAGAAAGTGATGGCATTTTATCAATTAAAAAGTGTGAAAGAAAAACAGCAATGGCAACAACTAACCACAACCATTCAGGCAACTGCTGTAGGTATTTTAGACTCGCCCCAAGGTCAAACCAACAAAAATAGCTTCAATTATCAACTATTTTTAAAGAATCAAGGAATCGAAGCTATTTTATTCATTGAGGAGATAGGACAACCGCGTCCTTTTTTTTCTTGGCGGTTTAAAGAAATCATTAGCGGCTGGCGGAAATGGGCGATGGTACATATTCAGAAAAATTTTGCTGAGACTAGTGCAATGTATATGAATGCGTTGCTCTTAGGTTTTCGTAATGAAGAATTTGCTGAAATAAGCGATAAATTTTCAGCATTAGGCATTTTGCATCTTTTTAGTTTGTCAGGGATGCATGTTTCTTTTTTCCTTCGTTTATTTCGCTTACTAATGCTAAGAATTGCTCGCCGAACGCAAGAAAGTTATTTTTTGTGGCAATGCGGTTTTTCACTGATATATGCTGGTTTAACAGGATTCTCAGTTAGTGTCATGCGGGCGCTTTTACAAACAAACCTCAATACGTTCAATCGACGGTTTAATTGGCAGGTTCCGGCCCTCGATTGTTGGAGTTTAACTCTCTTAGTGCACTTGATTGTTCAGCCAACCCTCTTTTTTTCAGTCGGCGGTCAATTTAGTTACTTACTTTCTTTTGTTCTGCTGTTTTTAGAGCAAACATTGGTTGGTTATTCTTCGCCTTTCATTAAAAATTGTTTAGGCTCTTTCCTATTGGCTGTGGCTTCCTTACCTATTTTAGTCCAATCATTTTATGAATGGCCCTTGTTAGGAAGTTTCTTAACATTTCTCTTGTTACCAATTTTTGAACGGTTCTTGTTACCGCTTTTGACGTTGAGCTTTTTTCTAGTGATTATTATGCCAGCACGCTATTTAGCAGTCTTGCTCGAACCACTATTTTTAACAATGAATGGCTTATTTGAGTGGGTGCTAGTTCACTTAAATCCGAAGCTGACCATCGGCTATTTAAATTCTTGGATACAAATTAGTTTGTTATTACTAATCGGACTTTCAATGATTTATTTAGCAGACAAGTCTAAAAAAATTTTTTTCTCAATCGGACTACTAATTGTTTTGATAAATAGTAAATACCTTTCGCCAATTGGCATTGTTGCAATGATCGATGTAGGCCAAGGGGATAGTTTGTTTATCCAAGCGCCTTTTCACAGAAAAAATACATTGATCGATACAGGTGGTCGGTTGTCTTTTGACAAAGAAGCTTGGCGGCAACGGAAAAATAGTCGATCAGGAGCGGAATATTCAGTGATTCCTTTTCTCAAAAGTCAAGGAGTCAAACGTTTAGATGAAGTGATCATCACACACGCACATGAAGACCATTTTGGCGATTTATTAGCCATTGCGCAGAAGGTTCCAATTTCTGTTCTGTATTTTCCTAAAGGAGCAGCTGAAGCCAATTTTTCGTTTCGCCAAGTCTTGAAACAACTCCAAAAAAGCGGGACAGACTGTCGGCCAATTTTAGCGCCCAAGCGAATTAATGGGCCCGTTTCTTTTCAAATTTTATCACCAAATAAGAGCAGTATTGGGGGCAATAATGACTCGATAGTGTTTTCCACACAATTAGGCGGACGGCATTTTTTATTTACTGGTGACTTGGAAGCCGAAGGAGAAGAACAAGTGTTGGCTCGCTATCCCCAGTTGAAAATCGACATCTTGAAAGTCGGTCATCATGGTAGTAAAACGTCGTCTACTAAAAGATTTATCAAACAGCTTAATCCGCGAGAAGCATTGATTTCAGCTGGACTGAATAATCGTTTTAAACATCCTCATCAGGAGACATTAGCGACGCTGGAGGAGCAAAAAATAAATTATTATCGGACCGATCTTCAAGGAATGATTTATTATCAATGGTTACCTTGGCAAGGGCTTTCTAAAGCCAAATTTGTTAAAGAACAAGACTAG
- a CDS encoding ComE operon protein 2 — protein MERIPWDQYFMGQSVLLSLRSTCTRLTVGATIVRDKRIIAGGYNGSVSGGTHCIDEGCYVVDNHCVRTIHAEMNAILQCAKFGVPTEGAEIYVTHFPCLQCTKMILQAGIKKIYYLKDYRNDAYALNLIEQVGATVEKVTLVPKYFAELQWGEEFATLEDNPSSAEE, from the coding sequence ATGGAACGAATTCCATGGGACCAATATTTTATGGGACAAAGCGTCTTATTATCATTAAGAAGTACTTGCACACGGTTAACTGTCGGAGCAACCATTGTTCGCGACAAACGAATTATTGCAGGAGGTTACAATGGTTCAGTCAGTGGCGGAACGCATTGTATTGATGAAGGATGCTATGTTGTTGATAATCATTGCGTTCGAACAATCCACGCAGAAATGAATGCAATTTTACAATGTGCGAAGTTTGGCGTCCCTACAGAAGGGGCAGAAATTTATGTGACACATTTCCCTTGCCTGCAATGTACAAAGATGATTTTACAAGCAGGGATTAAAAAGATTTATTATTTAAAGGATTACCGTAATGATGCGTACGCCCTAAATTTAATTGAACAAGTAGGAGCCACGGTTGAAAAAGTGACTTTAGTACCAAAATATTTTGCCGAATTACAATGGGGAGAAGAATTTGCCACACTTGAGGACAATCCTTCCTCAGCTGAGGAATAA
- a CDS encoding helix-hairpin-helix domain-containing protein has product MRNYILKGGQTMDWLKQLPKKWLLLGSGASIVILITLLVGIYLMVNKEPRVDTTMWEETSLTTMAEFATDATKERAETMIYVDIKGAVKVPGIYQLKNQQRIWDALALAGGVSEEADTTQVNYAQKVKDQMIIYVPKKGEPVPQSLETLQESAPAQQNQEEKINLNRATEAELQTISGIGAKKAQEIIRFRDEQGPFKTVEELKNVPGIGEKTVERLKDMLTVTG; this is encoded by the coding sequence ATGCGTAATTATATTTTGAAGGGAGGACAAACGATGGATTGGTTGAAACAGTTACCTAAAAAGTGGCTATTGCTAGGTAGTGGCGCGTCTATAGTTATTTTGATAACTCTATTAGTGGGCATTTATTTGATGGTTAATAAGGAGCCACGTGTAGACACCACAATGTGGGAGGAGACAAGTCTGACCACTATGGCAGAGTTCGCCACAGATGCCACAAAAGAAAGGGCAGAAACAATGATCTATGTTGATATTAAAGGCGCAGTGAAAGTACCAGGAATCTATCAACTAAAAAATCAGCAGCGGATTTGGGATGCTTTAGCTTTAGCTGGAGGCGTGAGCGAGGAAGCTGATACTACCCAGGTCAATTACGCTCAAAAAGTAAAAGATCAAATGATTATTTACGTGCCCAAAAAAGGAGAACCAGTGCCACAGTCATTAGAAACGCTGCAGGAATCAGCACCTGCTCAGCAAAATCAGGAGGAAAAAATCAACCTTAATAGGGCAACAGAAGCAGAGCTACAAACGATTTCAGGAATCGGTGCGAAAAAAGCACAAGAGATTATTCGCTTTCGTGACGAACAAGGACCGTTTAAAACCGTCGAGGAACTGAAAAATGTTCCAGGTATTGGAGAGAAAACAGTAGAACGTTTAAAAGACATGTTGACAGTGACTGGCTAA
- a CDS encoding SepM family pheromone-processing serine protease → MVLALLLIGLFIVPIPYYIEGPGTTENLKEFVTVDGKKDTQSGAFYLTTVGIRSATIFSAIKANFSDFQEVMSKKELMGDSSNSEYNRIQQYYMDSSKNAAIEQALKLAKVPYEMKFKGVYVLAMEDNSSFKGKIEVGDTVTGVDGKSFKSSEELMNYIKAQKVNQKVTVQFIQDGKAKEATGKLIELPTDKKAGIGIGLTDHTEIDSSIPVSIEAGDIGGPSAGLMFTLQTYEQLSHKDLRKGHEIAGTGTMNSQGIVGRIGGIDKKVVTASENGAEIFFAPDDEITSEMKKVEPKIKSNYQEAQEAAKKIGTKMKIVPVKTVQDALNYLEKLK, encoded by the coding sequence ATGGTATTGGCATTGCTGCTAATTGGTTTGTTTATCGTCCCCATTCCTTATTATATTGAAGGACCAGGAACGACTGAAAATTTAAAGGAGTTTGTAACTGTTGATGGGAAAAAAGATACGCAGTCTGGTGCTTTTTATTTAACAACGGTGGGCATTCGTTCGGCCACTATTTTTTCTGCCATAAAAGCAAACTTTTCGGATTTTCAAGAAGTTATGTCTAAAAAAGAATTAATGGGAGATAGTAGTAATAGCGAATATAATCGAATTCAACAATACTATATGGATTCCTCAAAAAACGCCGCAATTGAGCAAGCCTTAAAATTAGCGAAGGTTCCATATGAGATGAAATTTAAAGGCGTCTATGTGTTAGCGATGGAAGACAACTCAAGTTTTAAAGGAAAAATTGAAGTTGGCGATACCGTGACAGGCGTGGATGGCAAATCTTTTAAAAGCAGTGAAGAATTAATGAATTACATTAAAGCACAAAAAGTGAATCAAAAAGTCACTGTTCAATTTATTCAAGATGGCAAAGCAAAAGAAGCGACCGGCAAATTAATTGAATTGCCAACAGATAAAAAAGCGGGGATTGGTATTGGTTTGACCGATCATACAGAAATTGATTCTTCTATCCCAGTATCTATTGAAGCGGGTGATATTGGTGGGCCATCGGCTGGGTTAATGTTTACTTTGCAGACATATGAACAATTAAGTCATAAAGATTTACGTAAAGGTCATGAAATTGCTGGAACAGGTACGATGAACAGTCAAGGAATCGTTGGTAGAATCGGAGGCATTGACAAAAAAGTTGTAACTGCCAGTGAGAACGGTGCAGAAATTTTCTTTGCACCCGATGATGAAATAACTTCAGAAATGAAAAAAGTTGAGCCGAAAATCAAATCGAATTATCAAGAAGCACAAGAAGCTGCGAAAAAAATTGGGACAAAAATGAAAATTGTCCCAGTAAAAACGGTTCAAGATGCCTTGAACTATCTAGAAAAATTAAAATAA
- the coaD gene encoding pantetheine-phosphate adenylyltransferase: MRKIALFPGSFDPMTNGHLNLIERSAKLFDEVIIGVFINTSKQTLFTPEEKKYLIEEATKEMPNVRVIMQETQLTVESAKSLGANFLIRGIRNVKDYEYEKDIAKMNQHLAPEIETVFLLAEEPYAHVSSSLLKEVLRFGGDVSDYLPPNIYHALKQKKNDWS; this comes from the coding sequence ATGCGTAAAATTGCTCTATTTCCCGGAAGTTTTGATCCGATGACAAATGGTCATTTAAATTTGATTGAACGCAGTGCGAAGTTATTTGACGAAGTCATTATTGGCGTTTTTATAAATACAAGTAAGCAAACATTATTTACGCCAGAAGAGAAAAAATATTTAATTGAAGAAGCAACTAAAGAAATGCCAAATGTGCGTGTTATTATGCAAGAAACCCAGTTAACTGTGGAAAGTGCAAAATCATTAGGGGCTAATTTTTTGATTCGTGGCATTAGAAACGTCAAAGACTACGAGTACGAGAAAGACATTGCTAAAATGAATCAACATCTGGCGCCAGAAATTGAAACGGTTTTTCTATTAGCAGAAGAACCATATGCACATGTAAGCTCCAGTTTACTAAAAGAAGTTTTACGTTTTGGGGGCGATGTGTCTGACTATCTTCCTCCAAATATTTATCACGCGTTAAAACAAAAGAAGAATGACTGGAGCTAA
- the rsmD gene encoding 16S rRNA (guanine(966)-N(2))-methyltransferase RsmD — MNYKRMIDKGVETMRVISGEYGGRRLKALDGDNTRPTTDKVKESIFNMIGPYFDGGMALDLYSGSGGLAIEAVSRGMDKSICIEKNFAALKVIKENIAITKEPEKFEVRKMDANRALEQFYEEKLQFDLVLLDPPYAKQEIVSQLEKMLERQLLTNEAVIVCETDKTVKLPETIGTLEKTRETVYGITQVTIYRQEA; from the coding sequence ATGAATTATAAAAGAATGATTGATAAAGGAGTCGAAACAATGCGTGTTATTTCTGGAGAATATGGTGGCCGACGCTTGAAAGCGTTAGATGGCGACAATACTAGGCCCACAACAGATAAAGTAAAAGAATCTATTTTTAATATGATTGGTCCATATTTCGACGGTGGAATGGCGCTGGATTTATATTCAGGAAGTGGCGGGTTAGCGATTGAAGCCGTTTCTCGTGGAATGGACAAAAGTATTTGTATTGAAAAGAATTTTGCTGCACTAAAAGTAATTAAAGAAAATATTGCGATTACAAAAGAACCAGAAAAATTTGAAGTTAGAAAAATGGATGCTAATCGTGCCTTAGAACAGTTTTATGAAGAGAAGCTACAATTTGATTTGGTCTTATTGGATCCGCCCTATGCCAAACAAGAAATTGTTTCACAATTAGAAAAGATGTTAGAACGGCAGTTATTAACAAACGAAGCCGTTATCGTTTGTGAAACAGATAAAACTGTCAAATTACCGGAAACGATTGGCACACTAGAAAAAACAAGAGAAACCGTTTACGGAATCACTCAAGTAACGATTTATCGTCAGGAGGCGTAG
- a CDS encoding YlbG family protein — translation MQAKEEKEFTLQERRCLIVWVYTLKPLKQLRRYGLIHYVSRKMKYVVIYMNEENIESNMEKINQLHFVRSVDKSYRPDVEMNFAEKIGTKAAYQEQEDDGYVVEELSTEIRLAENV, via the coding sequence ATGCAAGCTAAAGAAGAAAAAGAATTTACGCTTCAAGAGCGTCGTTGTCTAATTGTTTGGGTATACACATTAAAACCGTTAAAACAGTTACGCCGATATGGACTGATTCACTATGTTTCACGAAAAATGAAATATGTGGTGATTTACATGAATGAAGAAAATATTGAAAGTAACATGGAAAAAATTAATCAGTTACATTTTGTTCGTAGTGTCGATAAATCGTATCGACCAGATGTCGAAATGAATTTTGCTGAAAAAATTGGTACCAAAGCGGCTTATCAAGAACAAGAAGACGATGGCTATGTAGTAGAGGAATTATCTACAGAGATTCGCTTAGCAGAGAATGTCTAA
- a CDS encoding YlbF family regulator, giving the protein MIVTEHLFAIEDQTECLISALLESDAVQNYKETKKAMYASAEVAQLQKAFLEAKSAFERVEAYGIHAPDFREKQRALRKAKRALDLNEIVANYRFAETNVQTLLDTIGLKIAQLISEDIKVDAGNPFFERGKKHSGCGGSCHAS; this is encoded by the coding sequence ATGATTGTGACAGAACATTTATTTGCAATTGAAGATCAAACAGAATGTTTAATTTCAGCACTTTTAGAAAGTGATGCTGTTCAAAACTATAAAGAAACAAAAAAAGCTATGTATGCTTCGGCGGAAGTTGCTCAGTTACAAAAAGCATTTTTAGAAGCTAAGTCAGCCTTTGAACGAGTAGAAGCTTATGGAATTCATGCACCCGATTTTCGGGAGAAACAACGAGCCCTACGTAAAGCGAAGCGGGCGCTTGATTTAAATGAAATCGTTGCAAATTATCGTTTTGCTGAGACAAACGTTCAAACGTTGCTAGATACAATTGGTTTAAAGATCGCGCAACTAATTTCTGAAGACATTAAAGTAGATGCTGGAAATCCTTTCTTTGAACGAGGAAAGAAACATTCAGGTTGTGGAGGAAGCTGCCATGCAAGCTAA
- a CDS encoding CAP-associated domain-containing protein — MKRFWAFTAVFLTVLLIGYLEPVFFPAEKPTETAQSGRLSSAHTAVPHEELPASGYAAYIGKDVETFIRQFGNPKEKIKTGRTYELWTFGLTMNDYLEVNVRENKVIAIKAFNNDKMIEPFKIDMKLADLSDLMTIYSNFAFNFHHEAYDVELMEEDMNYRPLVAFDNGSFAVLFFNQRTGGLMAVNYVNKETLLTEMPYQLNEGSPLPVDITQSMTFDPVQSNQAIYVMNLVKQQENQAAFSVSTQSQKDAQTLYQTMANHTPTILSANRQAELLQTREEHTAIHPFHLTKDEFSLLVKTSKLSLREPAGIFQEPVYDSTFTILSWFSDPQYDSYFAESETTELGVAFSNEGVLVLLEKRPENRQITESSEKL; from the coding sequence ATGAAGCGATTTTGGGCCTTTACTGCTGTTTTTTTAACAGTTCTACTCATCGGATATTTAGAGCCAGTTTTTTTCCCTGCTGAAAAACCAACCGAAACAGCTCAAAGTGGGCGCTTATCCAGCGCTCACACCGCTGTTCCTCATGAAGAATTGCCAGCTTCTGGCTACGCAGCATACATAGGGAAAGATGTGGAAACCTTTATCCGCCAGTTTGGCAATCCTAAAGAAAAAATTAAAACAGGTCGTACGTATGAATTATGGACGTTCGGTTTGACGATGAATGATTACTTAGAAGTCAACGTTCGAGAAAATAAAGTCATCGCAATTAAGGCCTTTAACAATGACAAAATGATAGAACCGTTTAAGATAGATATGAAGCTTGCTGACTTGTCTGATTTAATGACGATTTATTCGAATTTTGCATTTAATTTTCATCATGAAGCTTACGATGTCGAGCTGATGGAAGAAGATATGAACTATCGACCACTGGTTGCTTTTGATAATGGCAGTTTTGCAGTGTTATTTTTTAATCAGCGGACAGGCGGTTTAATGGCAGTTAATTATGTCAATAAAGAAACGTTGCTCACGGAAATGCCGTATCAATTAAATGAAGGTTCTCCTTTGCCAGTTGATATAACGCAGTCAATGACCTTCGATCCTGTTCAAAGTAACCAAGCGATTTATGTCATGAATCTGGTTAAACAGCAAGAAAATCAAGCTGCTTTTTCAGTTTCCACACAAAGTCAAAAAGATGCCCAAACATTGTATCAAACGATGGCTAACCATACACCAACAATTTTGTCGGCAAATCGACAAGCAGAATTGTTACAAACGAGAGAGGAACATACAGCCATTCATCCCTTTCATTTGACTAAGGACGAATTTTCTTTATTAGTTAAAACGAGCAAACTTTCGTTGAGAGAACCAGCAGGTATTTTCCAAGAACCTGTTTATGATAGTACCTTTACTATTTTGTCATGGTTTTCGGACCCGCAATATGATAGCTATTTTGCTGAGTCAGAAACGACAGAATTGGGCGTTGCCTTTTCCAATGAAGGTGTGTTAGTCTTATTAGAGAAACGACCAGAAAATAGGCAAATCACGGAGAGTAGTGAAAAGTTATGA